One bacterium DNA segment encodes these proteins:
- the asnB gene encoding asparagine synthase (glutamine-hydrolyzing), producing the protein MCGIAGAMGPAAAPLRERVTRMTRAQAHRGPDDEAIWESAPVSGGADGPVQCVFGHRRLSVVDLSPLSRQPMVDEATGVVLCFNGEIYDFRHLRKELEGAGHRFKSQGDGEVLLKAWIEWREDCLERLVGMFAFAIWDPRDVTLTLGRDRMGIKPLYYTQREDGTPDAGAIYFASELRALVAADVTERRLDPVSLETFVHNGFVPGPATMIRGVRSLPAGCLLQIPVAGGRRAEQRYWQLPTADRSLPEADAVEAVDAALRSAVSRRLVADVPLGIFLSGGVDSSAVAALAQAASDRSVTTLNVSFEEAEYDESPQAEAVAKALGTHHRRLALSEDTFVAGLDDALGSLDQPTFDAINTFFVSRAVREEGLTVALAGTGGDELFGGYSSFADLPRARRLLGGVGWLPASLRRGVGQLIGLGLGHAGTRSVPPQTRWGKLADLLASPPALSDLYQVSSALFTERFKERLLAERAGTGQVVAGLPAELEALLSEATREQPDLHATSMMELSLFLGERLLRDTDAASMAVALEVRVPFVDHELIEAVARLPEARRFAPLRRKQLLRDLGTAGLDPAIFDRPKAGFELPLDVWCRRRLKGRVSEALLDAEACRRVGLRPEAVRQLWQAFEAEQPGIYWSRVWSLFVLLTWSQQHDVRI; encoded by the coding sequence GTGTGTGGCATTGCCGGTGCAATGGGGCCCGCCGCGGCGCCGCTTCGCGAGCGCGTCACGCGCATGACGCGAGCCCAGGCCCACCGCGGGCCGGACGACGAGGCGATCTGGGAGAGCGCTCCGGTCTCCGGTGGGGCCGACGGCCCGGTCCAATGCGTGTTTGGCCACCGTCGACTCTCGGTCGTCGATCTCTCCCCGCTCAGTCGGCAGCCGATGGTCGACGAGGCGACCGGGGTCGTCCTCTGCTTCAACGGCGAGATCTACGACTTTCGCCACTTGCGAAAGGAGCTCGAGGGCGCGGGACATCGATTCAAGTCCCAGGGCGATGGCGAAGTCCTGCTCAAGGCCTGGATCGAGTGGCGGGAGGATTGCCTCGAGCGGCTCGTCGGGATGTTCGCCTTCGCGATCTGGGATCCGCGCGACGTGACGCTCACCCTGGGTCGCGACCGGATGGGGATCAAGCCGCTCTACTACACGCAGAGAGAAGACGGTACGCCCGACGCAGGGGCGATCTACTTCGCTTCCGAGCTCCGTGCCCTCGTGGCCGCCGACGTCACGGAGCGTCGCCTCGACCCCGTGTCCCTCGAGACGTTCGTGCACAACGGCTTCGTGCCGGGTCCGGCGACGATGATTCGCGGGGTTCGGTCTCTGCCGGCGGGATGTCTGCTCCAGATTCCCGTTGCCGGAGGGCGACGAGCCGAGCAGCGGTATTGGCAGCTGCCGACGGCGGATCGGTCGCTCCCGGAGGCCGATGCGGTGGAGGCCGTCGATGCCGCCCTTCGCAGCGCCGTGTCCCGCCGCCTCGTCGCGGACGTGCCGCTGGGCATCTTCCTCTCGGGCGGCGTCGACTCGAGCGCGGTCGCCGCCCTGGCTCAGGCGGCTTCGGATCGAAGCGTGACGACGCTGAACGTGAGCTTCGAGGAAGCCGAGTACGACGAGTCGCCTCAGGCCGAGGCGGTCGCCAAGGCGCTCGGGACCCACCATCGTCGGCTCGCCCTGTCCGAGGACACCTTCGTCGCCGGTCTGGACGACGCGTTGGGGAGCCTCGATCAGCCGACCTTCGACGCGATCAATACGTTCTTCGTCAGCCGTGCGGTCCGCGAGGAAGGTCTGACCGTGGCGCTCGCCGGGACGGGCGGTGACGAGCTCTTCGGCGGCTATTCGAGCTTCGCGGACCTGCCCAGAGCGCGACGACTCCTCGGCGGCGTGGGCTGGCTCCCGGCCTCGCTACGGCGGGGTGTGGGTCAGCTGATCGGGCTCGGCCTCGGTCATGCGGGGACGCGCAGCGTGCCGCCGCAGACGCGGTGGGGAAAGCTCGCGGATCTGCTCGCGTCGCCGCCCGCGCTCTCCGACCTCTATCAGGTGTCCTCCGCGCTCTTCACGGAGCGCTTCAAGGAACGTCTCCTGGCCGAGCGGGCCGGGACCGGTCAGGTCGTCGCGGGCCTCCCGGCCGAGCTGGAGGCGCTTCTCTCCGAGGCGACGCGAGAGCAGCCCGATCTGCACGCGACCTCGATGATGGAGCTCTCGCTCTTCCTGGGAGAGCGGCTGCTCAGGGACACGGACGCGGCCAGCATGGCCGTCGCGCTCGAAGTGCGTGTGCCCTTCGTGGATCACGAATTGATCGAAGCGGTGGCCCGTCTCCCCGAGGCGAGGCGCTTCGCTCCCCTCCGACGCAAGCAACTCCTTCGCGATCTGGGGACCGCCGGCCTCGATCCGGCGATCTTCGACCGCCCGAAGGCCGGCTTCGAGCTTCCGCTCGACGTCTGGTGTCGACGTCGCCTCAAGGGACGCGTGTCCGAGGCGCTGCTCGACGCCGAGGCCTGCCGGCGAGTGGGGCTCCGGCCCGAAGCGGTTCGACAACTCTGGCAGGCCTTCGAGGCGGAGCAGCCCGGGATCTACTGGTCCCGCGTGTGGTCTCTCTTCGTCCTGCTCACCTGGAGCCAGCAACATGATGTCCGAATCTAG
- a CDS encoding glycosyltransferase family 2 protein, protein MMSESSPNVPSNEAAPVPPIRQEHGDVRPAPSRRYCLITPCRNEAEYIRSTLETTTQQSVPPTLWVIVDDGSTDETPEILAEYAARFDYIQIVSRADRGARAVGPGVVEAFYDGLSHVDLADFDYVCKFDGDLEIPPRYFERLMEIMEEDPYMGNCSGKLHLRHDDGTLEQERTGDENAVGPTKFYRVECFEDIGGFVREVSWDGIDGHICRMKGWIAQSRDEELLRVIHLRQMGSSQHSLWVGRVRWGRGKYFMGSAWYYVAAVALYRMFERPWVLGGLGIAWGYLKASIQRHPRYENPAYRRYLRRYEASSLFRGKAGTMARDNARVRREFDR, encoded by the coding sequence ATGATGTCCGAATCTAGCCCGAACGTTCCCTCGAACGAAGCGGCTCCGGTGCCGCCCATCCGGCAGGAGCACGGTGATGTACGGCCGGCGCCGTCGCGGCGGTACTGCCTGATCACGCCGTGTCGAAACGAGGCGGAGTACATCCGCTCCACGCTCGAAACCACTACTCAGCAGAGCGTGCCGCCGACGCTCTGGGTCATCGTCGACGACGGATCGACCGACGAGACGCCGGAGATCCTCGCGGAGTACGCCGCGCGCTTCGACTACATCCAGATCGTCTCGCGCGCGGATCGGGGCGCGCGCGCGGTCGGGCCCGGCGTGGTCGAGGCCTTCTACGACGGTCTCTCGCACGTCGATCTCGCCGACTTCGACTACGTCTGCAAGTTCGATGGGGATCTCGAGATTCCGCCGCGCTACTTCGAGCGCTTGATGGAGATCATGGAAGAGGACCCCTACATGGGGAACTGCTCCGGAAAGCTCCATCTGCGCCACGACGACGGTACGCTCGAGCAGGAGCGGACCGGAGACGAGAACGCCGTCGGCCCGACCAAGTTCTATCGCGTCGAGTGCTTCGAGGACATCGGCGGCTTCGTTCGCGAGGTCAGCTGGGACGGGATCGACGGACACATCTGTCGGATGAAGGGGTGGATCGCCCAGTCGCGGGACGAAGAGCTCTTGCGCGTGATCCACCTCCGGCAGATGGGCAGCAGCCAACACAGCCTCTGGGTCGGCCGCGTGCGCTGGGGACGCGGCAAGTATTTCATGGGCTCCGCGTGGTACTACGTGGCCGCCGTCGCGCTCTATCGGATGTTCGAGCGGCCCTGGGTCCTGGGCGGCCTGGGCATCGCCTGGGGCTATCTGAAGGCGTCGATCCAGCGGCACCCGCGATACGAGAATCCCGCCTACCGTCGCTATCTGCGTCGCTACGAAGCGTCGTCCCTCTTCCGGGGCAAGGCCGGAACGATGGCGCGGGACAATGCGCGCGTGCGTCGGGAGTTCGATCGCTAG
- a CDS encoding PKD domain-containing protein, with protein sequence MILWTALLLTLPMLASAQNQPPVADAGMDVTIKLGVATGLLGMATDPDEDPIATWLWTIESAPPGSTATLENAFSPTPTITPDVPGDYIVSLVVSDGFLTSAPDTVTVTALPNSPPTVDAGPDGTVFIGQTFALVGTADDPDGDPIAQWNWSIDSAPPGSVATLQNQFSPTPSLAPDLAGDYVISVVVSDGLLSSDPDTATLTAETNFAPVVVAGPDVTTTLGVPQALSASASDANEGQVTLWNWSIESAPPGSVAVLDQPFSPTPSLTPDLAGDYVISVFVSDGLLESDPDTLTVTGVANQPPVVDAGPDLATIVGQRTPITASASDPDDDPIVLWTWTLDAAPAGSTAVIEQRFSPTPAITPDLAGDYEISVVVSDGLDSSLPDSVTISAATNSPPTADAGPDQTVDVGVTTLLQGMATDPDDDPIALWIWTIETQPAGSTATLENAFSMTPALTPDVEGAYVVSLVVSDGIASSAPDTVTITTTGGGPAPNVPSMDGALLYVVLPGILTMVGIQRLRRARPAPDRADG encoded by the coding sequence GTGATCCTCTGGACCGCGCTGCTGCTCACTCTGCCGATGCTGGCTTCCGCACAGAACCAGCCCCCCGTCGCCGACGCGGGCATGGACGTGACGATCAAGCTCGGGGTTGCGACGGGGCTGCTCGGGATGGCGACGGATCCCGACGAGGATCCGATCGCGACCTGGCTCTGGACGATCGAATCGGCCCCGCCGGGCTCGACGGCGACCCTGGAGAACGCGTTCAGCCCGACGCCGACGATTACGCCCGACGTGCCCGGCGACTACATCGTGTCGCTCGTCGTGTCGGATGGCTTCCTCACGAGCGCACCCGATACCGTCACCGTCACGGCCCTCCCCAACTCGCCACCGACGGTCGATGCCGGCCCGGACGGGACCGTCTTCATCGGCCAGACCTTCGCGCTCGTCGGCACGGCGGACGACCCGGACGGGGATCCGATCGCCCAGTGGAACTGGTCGATCGACTCCGCGCCGCCCGGATCGGTCGCCACGCTGCAGAATCAGTTCAGTCCGACCCCGTCGCTGGCTCCGGACCTGGCCGGCGACTACGTGATCTCCGTCGTCGTCTCCGACGGGCTCCTCAGCAGCGACCCGGACACGGCGACGCTCACGGCCGAGACCAACTTCGCGCCGGTCGTCGTCGCCGGGCCGGACGTGACGACCACCCTGGGCGTCCCCCAGGCCTTGTCGGCTTCGGCCAGCGATGCCAACGAAGGCCAGGTCACCCTCTGGAACTGGTCCATCGAATCGGCGCCCCCGGGCTCCGTGGCCGTCCTCGATCAGCCGTTCAGCCCGACGCCCTCGCTCACGCCGGATCTCGCCGGCGACTACGTGATCTCGGTCTTCGTTTCGGATGGTCTGCTGGAAAGCGACCCCGATACGCTCACCGTGACGGGCGTCGCGAACCAGCCGCCCGTCGTGGATGCCGGCCCGGATCTCGCGACGATCGTGGGCCAGCGAACGCCCATCACGGCCTCCGCGAGCGACCCCGACGACGATCCCATCGTGCTCTGGACATGGACGCTGGACGCGGCACCGGCGGGGTCGACGGCGGTGATCGAGCAGCGATTCAGCCCCACGCCGGCGATCACGCCCGATCTCGCCGGGGACTACGAGATCTCCGTCGTCGTCTCCGACGGACTCGACTCCAGTCTGCCCGACAGCGTCACGATCAGCGCTGCGACGAACTCCCCGCCCACCGCGGATGCCGGCCCCGACCAGACGGTCGACGTGGGCGTGACGACCCTTCTCCAGGGAATGGCGACCGACCCGGACGACGACCCGATCGCGCTCTGGATCTGGACGATCGAGACGCAGCCCGCCGGCTCGACCGCGACGCTCGAGAACGCTTTCAGCATGACGCCCGCGCTCACGCCCGACGTCGAGGGCGCCTACGTCGTCTCGCTGGTCGTGAGTGATGGGATCGCCTCGAGTGCGCCGGACACGGTGACGATCACCACCACCGGCGGCGGCCCGGCACCGAATGTCCCGTCGATGGACGGTGCGCTGCTCTACGTCGTTCTCCCGGGAATCCTGACGATGGTCGGGATCCAGCGACTTCGACGCGCCCGACCGGCCCCGGATCGCGCCGACGGCTGA
- a CDS encoding glycosyltransferase family 2 protein, whose protein sequence is MTEATQHSRTGLVAIGRNEGERLRVCLESSLPRARHVVYVDSGSTDGSVALARSLGATVVELDTTVPFTAARARNAGFERLDALAQDLEFVQFVDGDCELEPGWLDRAHAVMREEADAVVVCGRRRERFPEASIYNLLCDMEWDTPIGPAAECGGDALMRVDAFRRVGGYRPDLIAGEEPELCSRLIAEGGRVLRIDEPMTLHDARMTSFRQWWTRNVRSGHANAEGGSHQVAHASVRASRETRSTWFWGGVLPLVMVIALVVGAPAITLVLAALYAVQVLRIARRAPRPRFATAHQYVYAASCVLGKLPNVQGQLRYAIGRLTGRRSALIEYKGPESAPRDPTAT, encoded by the coding sequence ATGACCGAGGCCACCCAGCACAGCCGGACCGGACTCGTCGCGATCGGGCGCAACGAAGGCGAGCGGCTGCGGGTCTGCCTGGAATCGTCCCTGCCCCGGGCGCGTCACGTGGTCTACGTCGATTCGGGATCGACGGACGGGAGCGTGGCGCTCGCCCGATCGCTGGGCGCGACGGTCGTCGAGCTCGATACGACCGTGCCCTTCACCGCCGCTCGGGCTCGCAATGCGGGGTTCGAGCGTCTCGACGCCCTGGCGCAGGACCTCGAGTTCGTGCAGTTCGTCGATGGCGACTGCGAGCTGGAGCCCGGCTGGCTCGATCGCGCCCACGCGGTCATGCGCGAAGAGGCGGACGCCGTGGTCGTCTGCGGTCGGCGCCGCGAACGCTTCCCCGAAGCCTCGATCTACAACCTCCTCTGCGACATGGAATGGGACACGCCGATCGGCCCGGCTGCGGAGTGCGGTGGCGATGCCTTGATGCGGGTCGATGCCTTCCGGCGTGTCGGCGGCTACCGCCCGGACCTGATCGCCGGAGAGGAGCCCGAGCTCTGCTCGCGGCTCATCGCGGAGGGCGGACGGGTGCTTCGCATCGACGAGCCGATGACGCTTCACGATGCGCGGATGACTTCGTTCCGGCAGTGGTGGACGCGCAATGTCCGTTCGGGGCACGCGAATGCCGAAGGGGGATCGCACCAGGTCGCGCACGCCTCGGTCCGCGCCAGTCGCGAGACACGAAGCACCTGGTTCTGGGGCGGCGTGCTGCCGCTCGTGATGGTCATCGCCCTCGTCGTCGGCGCTCCGGCGATCACCCTGGTCCTGGCTGCGCTCTACGCTGTTCAGGTGCTGCGGATCGCGCGTCGCGCCCCCCGGCCGCGCTTCGCCACCGCCCACCAGTACGTCTACGCAGCTTCGTGTGTTCTCGGCAAGCTGCCCAACGTGCAAGGGCAGCTGCGCTACGCGATCGGGCGGCTCACCGGGCGTCGCAGCGCGCTGATCGAGTACAAGGGCCCGGAATCGGCCCCGCGCGACCCGACGGCGACCTGA
- a CDS encoding acyltransferase, with translation MGSEGKRRRLVEVDHISGFAILLVVIGHVVAREPPSGNLWYEHLKFGIYQFHMPLFMTMSGLVFRYTYTAVGSPAEFGDWARSKLLRLAPGFLLIGAAILVGKSLAASFIHVDNAGGGLVTNLIQLFVRPTQSAAATLWYIYVLLELYLLFPLLLAACRQRERLVLCVVVAMHATHLLVFPGLTRLAAIHLVFEYALYFQVGAMIAGHYDAVMSFVRARAPIFALLFAISFASETIAPWPYSKTIVGLASIPAALAIIGPLRGLPARVFSFLGAYSFAIYLMNTIAIGATKGIMLRLLPWDGVNFVLFFAVLTAVGLAAPVIAYRAILSRHPFTRRSFN, from the coding sequence GTGGGATCTGAAGGCAAAAGGCGACGCCTGGTCGAAGTCGACCACATCAGCGGCTTCGCCATCCTGCTGGTGGTGATCGGGCACGTGGTCGCCCGCGAGCCGCCGTCCGGGAATCTCTGGTACGAGCATCTCAAGTTCGGGATCTACCAGTTCCACATGCCGCTGTTCATGACGATGTCGGGGCTGGTGTTTCGATATACCTACACCGCCGTCGGATCGCCGGCAGAGTTCGGCGACTGGGCTCGAAGCAAGCTCCTGAGGTTGGCCCCGGGATTCCTCTTGATCGGGGCCGCCATTCTGGTCGGCAAGTCGCTCGCGGCGAGCTTCATCCACGTGGACAACGCGGGGGGCGGGCTGGTCACGAACCTGATCCAGCTCTTCGTTCGGCCCACCCAGAGCGCAGCAGCCACGCTCTGGTACATCTACGTGCTGCTCGAGCTCTACCTGCTCTTCCCGCTGCTGCTCGCGGCCTGCCGGCAGCGCGAGCGACTCGTGCTCTGCGTCGTCGTCGCGATGCACGCGACGCACCTCCTCGTCTTTCCAGGCTTGACGCGGCTCGCCGCGATCCACCTGGTCTTCGAGTACGCGCTCTACTTCCAGGTCGGCGCGATGATCGCGGGACACTACGACGCAGTGATGAGCTTCGTACGGGCCCGAGCACCGATTTTCGCGCTCCTCTTCGCGATCAGCTTCGCGAGCGAGACGATCGCGCCCTGGCCCTACTCCAAGACGATCGTCGGCCTGGCCTCGATCCCCGCAGCGCTGGCGATCATCGGGCCGCTGCGCGGTCTGCCTGCGCGGGTCTTCTCGTTCCTCGGCGCCTACAGCTTCGCGATCTACCTGATGAACACGATCGCGATCGGCGCGACGAAGGGGATCATGCTCCGGCTGCTCCCCTGGGACGGAGTGAACTTCGTCCTCTTCTTCGCCGTACTGACGGCCGTCGGCCTCGCGGCGCCCGTGATCGCCTACCGTGCGATCCTCTCGCGCCACCCGTTCACGCGTCGAAGCTTCAACTGA
- a CDS encoding IPTL-CTERM sorting domain-containing protein produces the protein MRADFRPHASCRAIPFWLACALSLAVAGAANAQLTSYATSATDIAGSTGAPAVALGVPDYRFVNDSGLGFGGTSTDVFDPGETVELAFPTPLRNNALQDDLLVSAFVGGLGATDNATVQVEASTDGVGFTIIDTFDTQDARSVPPPDQWENDFEAVKHFSIDFGALDGVTHIRLTNLGGTSEGLRLDAVEGLYPTVASDRAFEVRISRVREEIARRFTIRIKNTSQPGGVAIREWIMDRTASTAALQQTGWTIDGEDGQFICVENCIPDNHPTLIPFSRHVWSVDGSTEAPVGVGLEPGLQAEQPRSISFDTDNGATYLENFRFTVVFTDGFAHTFEYEEDVLKEIGSLYQKYLYFSSTPAQSWNRPVDFYEFAQLAPSPAVPSMSPSMLLVLSLLAAGAGATQLRRRHASDASEA, from the coding sequence TTGAGAGCCGACTTCCGACCGCACGCCTCCTGCCGAGCCATCCCCTTCTGGCTCGCCTGTGCCCTTTCGCTCGCAGTGGCGGGCGCAGCCAATGCGCAGCTCACTTCCTATGCGACCAGCGCGACGGACATCGCCGGTTCGACGGGCGCCCCCGCGGTCGCCCTCGGCGTCCCGGACTATCGCTTCGTGAACGATTCCGGTCTGGGCTTCGGCGGGACCAGCACCGACGTGTTCGACCCGGGCGAGACCGTCGAGCTCGCCTTTCCGACTCCGCTCCGAAACAACGCGCTCCAGGACGATCTGCTCGTCTCTGCGTTCGTCGGCGGCCTCGGGGCGACCGACAACGCCACCGTGCAGGTCGAGGCGAGCACGGACGGAGTGGGCTTCACCATCATCGATACGTTCGACACCCAGGACGCCCGCAGCGTCCCGCCGCCGGATCAGTGGGAGAACGACTTCGAGGCCGTCAAGCATTTCTCGATCGACTTCGGTGCCCTCGACGGCGTGACCCACATCCGGCTGACGAATCTCGGCGGAACGAGCGAGGGGCTTCGACTGGATGCCGTCGAAGGGCTCTACCCCACCGTCGCCTCGGACCGCGCCTTCGAGGTACGCATTTCGCGTGTCCGCGAGGAGATCGCTCGCCGCTTCACGATCCGGATCAAGAACACGAGCCAGCCCGGCGGCGTCGCGATTCGCGAGTGGATCATGGACCGCACGGCCTCGACGGCCGCCCTGCAGCAGACGGGCTGGACGATCGACGGCGAGGACGGCCAGTTCATCTGCGTCGAGAACTGCATCCCCGACAACCACCCGACCTTGATCCCCTTCTCGCGGCACGTCTGGTCGGTCGACGGCTCGACGGAAGCGCCCGTCGGCGTCGGGCTCGAACCGGGACTCCAGGCCGAGCAGCCGCGTTCGATCAGCTTCGACACGGACAACGGAGCGACCTACCTCGAGAACTTCCGCTTCACCGTGGTCTTCACCGACGGATTCGCCCACACGTTCGAATACGAAGAGGACGTGCTGAAGGAGATCGGGAGCCTCTACCAGAAGTATCTCTACTTCAGCAGCACGCCTGCGCAGTCGTGGAATCGGCCCGTCGACTTCTACGAGTTCGCCCAGCTCGCGCCGTCGCCGGCGGTCCCGTCGATGTCGCCTTCGATGCTGCTCGTGCTCTCGCTGCTCGCCGCCGGCGCGGGAGCGACCCAGCTGCGCCGCAGGCACGCGTCCGACGCATCGGAAGCCTAG
- a CDS encoding VTC domain-containing protein: MDDQLLAGTERFEVKFLGQASAQDVIETWIREHAAGFVRPYPPRFVNSTYFDTYDLGAFEENLVGASAREKVRLRWYGREPESDRSTLEVKLRRNKLGWKLSYPVVGVPRHDVPWQTLRADLRRQLPDDARVRFDLNPAVALVNQYYRHYFVSGDGRVRLTVDTDLKAFDQRFGRTPRLERSIDMPAILVVEFKFAPEDRAAAMKMVQGIPLRVSRSSKYAIACALIASG, translated from the coding sequence ATGGACGACCAGCTCCTCGCAGGCACCGAGCGTTTCGAGGTCAAGTTCCTGGGCCAGGCCAGCGCACAGGACGTGATCGAGACCTGGATCCGGGAGCACGCGGCCGGCTTCGTCCGCCCCTACCCGCCGCGCTTCGTGAACAGCACCTACTTCGACACGTACGACCTCGGCGCCTTCGAAGAGAACCTGGTCGGCGCCAGCGCGCGAGAGAAGGTGCGACTGCGCTGGTACGGGCGCGAGCCCGAGTCGGATCGCTCCACGCTCGAAGTCAAGCTGCGACGCAACAAGCTCGGTTGGAAGCTCTCCTATCCCGTCGTCGGCGTACCACGCCACGACGTGCCCTGGCAGACCCTCCGGGCCGACCTCCGACGACAGCTCCCCGACGATGCACGCGTTCGCTTCGATCTGAATCCGGCGGTCGCGCTCGTGAACCAGTACTACCGGCACTACTTCGTCTCGGGAGACGGGCGGGTCCGACTCACCGTCGACACCGACCTCAAGGCCTTCGACCAGCGCTTCGGTCGCACTCCGCGTCTCGAACGCTCGATCGACATGCCCGCGATTCTGGTGGTCGAGTTCAAGTTCGCGCCCGAGGATCGCGCGGCGGCGATGAAGATGGTCCAGGGCATTCCCCTTCGAGTCAGTCGCAGCTCGAAGTACGCCATCGCCTGCGCCCTGATCGCATCGGGCTGA
- a CDS encoding DUF4956 domain-containing protein — protein sequence MQGLTAELSSGAPLSMPSLVIALALGLILAVALRWHFERFGSTLSNRTEFAQVFPFITMTTILIITVVKSSLALSLGLVGALSIVRFRTPIKEPEELAYLFMAIAIGLGLGADQLVPTVVSAVIILTAVAVLRWRREGMEPKNLYLSIDCPVGEGQQNPLNGIEETFRPFVSSGDLRRIDQRHGSLEATYWVDMQDSTRLAEMIDALETAYPGIGVTFIDQQRVPAV from the coding sequence ATGCAAGGTCTAACCGCGGAGCTGAGTTCCGGCGCTCCGCTCTCGATGCCGTCACTCGTGATCGCGTTGGCCCTCGGCCTGATCCTGGCGGTGGCGTTGCGCTGGCATTTCGAGCGCTTCGGGTCGACGCTGTCCAACCGAACGGAGTTCGCCCAGGTCTTCCCCTTCATCACGATGACCACGATCCTGATCATCACGGTCGTGAAGTCGTCCCTCGCTCTCTCGCTCGGTCTCGTCGGCGCGCTCTCGATCGTCCGATTCCGAACCCCGATCAAGGAGCCCGAAGAGCTCGCCTACCTCTTCATGGCGATCGCGATCGGACTGGGCCTCGGGGCCGACCAGCTCGTGCCCACGGTGGTCTCCGCCGTGATCATCCTGACCGCCGTAGCCGTGCTCCGCTGGCGACGCGAGGGAATGGAGCCCAAGAACCTCTACCTGTCGATCGATTGCCCCGTCGGCGAGGGACAGCAGAACCCCTTGAACGGGATCGAAGAGACCTTCCGTCCCTTCGTCTCCTCCGGCGACCTCCGCCGCATCGACCAACGACACGGCAGTCTCGAGGCGACCTATTGGGTCGACATGCAGGACTCGACGCGCCTCGCAGAGATGATCGATGCGCTCGAGACCGCCTACCCGGGCATCGGCGTGACGTTCATCGACCAGCAGCGCGTCCCGGCCGTATGA